A stretch of DNA from Geitlerinema sp. PCC 9228:
CCGGCAAGCGCGTCCGTTCCGAAACCAGCATCAATACTGGTGCGGTATCCATCAGTTCCGCTGCGGTGGAACTGGCGGAAATGAAGCGACAAAACCTACGTTCCGCGCGGTTTGCCATTGTGGGGGCAGGCAAAATGTCGCGGTTGTTGGTGCAGCATTTGCTAGCCAAAGGCTGCCAGTCTATTACTGTCCTCAACCGCAGTCGCAAGCGGGCCGACGAATTGGCGGAACGCTTTCGCAGCGAGGCAACCATTGAAGTGGCTCTGCTGTCGGACTTGATGTCTGCTCTCCCCCAGGCAGATGTGGTCTTCACCAGTACCTCTTCCACCGAACCCATCCTCGACCGCGCCAAACTAGAAAGCCACCTACCGCCAGAGCATCAAATGATGTTGCTGGATATTTCGGTACCGCGCAATATTGACCCGGATGTGAAAGACCTAGATAATATCCAGGCTTTTAATGTGGATGATTTGAAAGCTGTGGTGGCGCAAAACCAGGAAAACCGCCGTCAGATGATGCTGGAAGCGGAAAATATCCTGGAAGATGAAATGAACTCCTTTGAAGCTTGGTGGCATTCCTTAGAAACCATTCCCACCATTAACAGCCTGCGCAAGAAAGCCGAAACCATCCGCGAACAGGAAATGGAAAAAGCTCTATCCCGCTTGGGATCGGAGTTTGCGGAAAAACACCAGGAGGTGATTGAGGCGCTGACCCGGGGGATTGTGAATAAGATTCTCCACGATCCGATGGTGCAGCTACGCGCCCAACAGGATAGCGAGGCTCGGCGGCATGCCATGCAGACCTTGCAATTGCTATTTAATCTGGAATCAGAAAACAGTTCGAGAAAAAAATATAGCTAAAACCAACATGCATCTATTCTAAGTAGGGGCGTTTCGCGGGACGTCCCTACTTTGTCGTATTGGGGGGAAGATTGGCTACAATAGGAAATTATTGTCGGTAGCGCATTATGGTCAAGGCTACGCGATCGCGACGTCTCGTTATCTGGCTGGCCCTACTGGTTTTTGCCGGGGTAGTGGCGGTGGATTTGACGGTCACCCTGGTGGCGGAAGGACTGTGGTTTCAGCAAGTTCGCTATTTGGAAGTTTTTCAAACCCGAGTGGCGACGCGGGTGGTGTTGTGGGTGGTCGTTGCCCTCGCCAGCGGTGCGTTTTTG
This window harbors:
- a CDS encoding glutamyl-tRNA reductase, whose translation is MNIAVVGLSHKTASVDIREQLSIPEATLDSALAELKSYPNIEEAAIISTCNRLEIYVVTQSTEAGTLEVVRFLSDYSTIPKGTLRQHLFILLQQDAVMHLMRVSAGLDSLVIGEGQILAQVKHAHKLAQQYKGLGRVLNQLFKQAITAGKRVRSETSINTGAVSISSAAVELAEMKRQNLRSARFAIVGAGKMSRLLVQHLLAKGCQSITVLNRSRKRADELAERFRSEATIEVALLSDLMSALPQADVVFTSTSSTEPILDRAKLESHLPPEHQMMLLDISVPRNIDPDVKDLDNIQAFNVDDLKAVVAQNQENRRQMMLEAENILEDEMNSFEAWWHSLETIPTINSLRKKAETIREQEMEKALSRLGSEFAEKHQEVIEALTRGIVNKILHDPMVQLRAQQDSEARRHAMQTLQLLFNLESENSSRKKYS